In Plodia interpunctella isolate USDA-ARS_2022_Savannah chromosome 19, ilPloInte3.2, whole genome shotgun sequence, a genomic segment contains:
- the kmr gene encoding uncharacterized protein kmr isoform X2: protein MENKKSLPATQQPLTQQQLMAHHVHPDQIYSPQQTQLAAHLTSAQTGQIQPNGVMHQLLQSQYHSNMNARSPLLENRHELYGTGLNQDYTRHYGANDNYNYPQSPPGHERTDIHTDHNVNHELLHNIPKGYNAEVYQDYLKRNPPKDANQIYQNHQPMYRPNANAYGSKPYLPYSNRIGPQSNTELLRRQYNELQQMKLQQQMHYQNQAQMYQQQKFAERQLLLQQIHGVQPPPNLQNSIYSDGSYRDLDRYSSKNDFKDYSSPDIQKDIEMYTRNEIEKQNRHYLESQWQTNQPLEYRESDRHRRQSESDKSKPQSPPSDYSHQNEKNNIGVVSPMKSSESSSPSVKSPSSDSRRSSGGNQALRSPIAQRIPSAPVAMSGILYKQGSDGLKVWRKRWFVLSEYCLFYYKSQDEEKLLGSVLLPSYKVSACSSEDKVLRKYSFKLEHANMRTYVLAAPDQESMLKWVKALTMAALMQSPNEQPQKQIERPPAKTEEGDEVPGPTYANAPPKPRRSNEGYNSPSPDMYDPNYDILKKPASHYSQGTNHTRYQDHTNYPSSPNLESTYTRSPPPVQPTQYQTKRSYDTHHLSLPLTNTVSDKLENNQPSTSSAYKSNPQSPYFNDRSRYQHPRQPTQDNTQESLYDTQQPGPRNPFLQDNTPPMDDRNGSKEQAIQHNQSALEQERVQSNYHDDYSETREKSKSNIDSNVYNKDIYGEMTRSNRGPSVTNERLLVDRRTPDAYGRANTMASYTKGKIGDYEDVYGMYAAENEYGKTYAKSPPQSSQTNAGNNLSSQQRQQQQEYGGNYHQEKTFSGPSVLRRKKMQSSGIQPPVPRPHSADFLEYESKNETLNKTMPSTATCDPPRQPQRPKSSLDINSYYDPSSDRYYSEESYAEKMRQSAQYLQQQGLGPKNIQIPLAKYASGLAEKQLNSPYSQVTNNNYETEFAPKKPARDNISYNSKYSDLEGLNSNWTLKEKGIEHQKDVLNRSGSVMSDGSNISFVKENMSRFDPTSEGFMRSASARLPSTLTEKDGDKKVQQREESMKRLLEWKQRMLQSPLTRKSTPATISLARSLNQSRQSLRSDQYKSKTYTNATYNSYSSDDEEETSGTDVENSRDKQAGRSDRTNLTSHNITPLATPYAPCTDDLDILKINYSSSDIEGNKNGLLENTYENIETTLSIPNITKTCNSNENIYKGFNISENAEKIEDNENVNEDHERGYETHESEAESETQIEYTDNDLDEVLMDSDAEVDSITNSKSTDVKSSEEGHQIDNVQSSKKPETPPVVLGEDHYLPMSPRKTSTIELTHQMVLQNLSVFNDTMPVNYEDNPYVEMNIGNEEEDMQTYEVVCVSSGKVEPVYMELNLLNNDGKIDLDKPTTVLFDSASNFADTKDHTVKRVSKTEKASKKSDGSDSTDDEGTKDELPIDIPFNRFSISDTFRPASYYLSRSRNDLVRKESSDSDILSPPPIPSSTPPYEELSDEALSKYVLEKLDKSDMSQDNSILKMLTNENQTLRRRKTTSLMIYGSRTSIHDTLTRGEKIRNSRASLPNERKKLNEESPKLLTPAILENYNSSSIESDSLRSYNADRGSSRLSLESDISSKFEMAPSNLSSEVASLNESELAIDLRYPMSSYQNIEMMLKRRPLSDDSIFELSASKLCLNNETTSNVDLDRYLDKLQPIGESQHHQGSDINISTPESSVTHKDNNTLRTAQPPHVHIRCSSTPVGNSCKIHDNKHNNNHNKEQLILSNTGSQNSCSSVGITKSPISYYTKGYDEEQLLSKNLNKDISDKIKQFESEKLALKSGNETNASSTSTGFHSRDSSTEHSAPYYYSDLSSQEHINVLPTSHFLKNTNLHRRLNNQRRRGPVYKKNEISHIHNPIHNNQIFTERSFELVESARSVSVEFLSAADKDPEIDMKNIYESSDGRHSKIPESMNLISGLSCKRNSFYNNAEASSPDSNIGNRSAINTSSIQVSNTSMSSHCSGTSSNTVYYDAEADVGAYENICHGEKHWDEDILWRDNLRRVSHRHARSMDDLDTVESPLMSRITGDMNGMNSIKRVKKSIPNKISRHVTYVNCDIQGQLRMRESSANLQNSGFVEEEKSDDNDVYVSLAEDTEDNNIIPSDEGVYEQLAIDSSLGNARMLEMNSGIKSNTAVGNKKRFEIDREKLRQWDLMSSGLMKRGSGCVRGAGMGTNRTVCNMDTGTDNASNAGLL from the exons ATGGAAAACAAGAAATCATTACCGGCTACCCAGCAGCCCTTGACACAACAGCAGCTAATGGCACACCATGTCCACCCAGATCAGATATACTCCCCGCAACAGACACAGCTGGCAGCACACCTCACTTCTGCGCAAACTGGTCAAATACAACCCAATGGCGTCATGCACCAGCTGCTACAAAGTCAATACCATTCAAACATGAATGCCCGGTCTCCGCTCCTAGAAAACAGACACGAACTATATGGAACTGGGCTCAATCAAGACTATACAAGGCACTACGGAGCTAATGATAATTACAACTATCCTCAGTCACCACCCGGACACGAAAGAACAGATATACATACTGATCATAATGTTAATCATGagttattacataatatacccAAAGGGTACAATGCAGAAGTCTATCAGGATTATTTGAAACGTAACCCACCGAAAGATGCCAATCAAATATACCAAAATCATCAACCAATGTATAGACCAAACGCTAATGCATACGGTTCCAAGCCATATCTTCCGTATTCAAATAGGATAGGACCACAGAGTAACACTGAGCTATTACGGAGACAGTACAACGAGCTTCAACAAATGAAATTACAACAGCAAATGCATTACCAAAACCAAGCGCAGATGTATCAGCAACAAAAGTTCGCTGAACGACAACTTTTGCTTCAACAGATTCACGGCGTACAGCCGCCAcctaatttacaaaatagtatATACTCAGACGGTTCTTATAGGGATTTAGATCGATATAGTAGTAAAAACGATTTCAAAGACTATAGTAGTCCTGATATACAAAAAGACATTGAAATGTATACGagaaatgaaatagaaaagcAAAACCGACATTATCTAGAATCTCAATGGCAAACTAACCAGCCACTTGAATATCGGGAATCTGATAGACACAGACGGCAATCAGAGAGCGATAAAAGCAAACCTCAATCACCTCCATCCGATTATAGCCACCAAAACGAGAAGAACAACATTGGTGTTGTATCACCTATGAAGTCCAGTGAGTCTAGTTCACCAAGTGTAAAATCTCCATCTTCGGATAGTCGCCGGAGTAGTGGTGGTAATCAAGCGCTGAGATCTCCTATAGCTCAAAGGATTCCGTCGGCACCGGTTGCTATGTCGGGTATATTGTACAAACAGGGTTCAGATGGACTCAAAGTATGGAGAAAGAGATGGTTCGTTTTGTCAGAGTACTGTTTATTCTACTACAAAA GTCAAGATGAGGAAAAGCTCTTGGGATCAGTACTTTTGCCGTCATACAAAGTGTCGGCGTGTTCATCGGAGGACAAAGTACTTAGGAAGTATTCATTCAAGCTAGAGCATGCGAATATGAGGACATACGTGCTCGCGGCTCCTGATCAGGAGTCAATGCTGAAATGGGTCAAGGCACTGACCATGGCCGCACTGATGCAAAGCCCCAA TGAGCAACCACAAAAACAGATCGAGCGGCCACCTGCGAAAACCgag gAGGGAGATGAAGTACCAGGACCAACTTACGCAAACGCTCCACCAAAACCTCGACGGTCTAACGAAGGTTATAATTCTCCTAGTCCTGATAT GTACGATCCAAATTACGACATTCTAAAAAAGCCAGCATCACACTACAGTCAAGGCACTAATCACACTCGTTATCAAGATCACACAAACTATCCAAGCAGTCCAAACCTGGAGAGTACATACACCCGTAGCCCGCCACCAGTACAGCCAACTCAATACCAGACGAAACGATCTTATGACACGCATCACCTCTCCCTGCCATTGACTAACACAGTCTCtgataaattagaaaataaccAACCAAGTACTTCATCAGCGTACAAATCTAATCCTCAATCGCCTTACTTTAACGATAGGTCACGATATCAACATCCTCGACAGCCTACGCAAGACAACACGCAAGAAAGTTTGTACGATACACAGCAACCTGGACCTCGCAATCCTTTCCTACAGGATAATACACCACCAATGGATGATAGAAACGGGTCTAAAGAACAAGCTATTCAACATAACCAATCTGCATTGGAGCAAGAAAGAGTACAATCAAATTATCATGACGATTATTCAGAGACTCGAGAGAAATCTAAATCTAATATTGACAGCAATGTCTATAACAAAGATATTTATGGTGAAATGACACGGTCGAACAGGGGACCGAGTGTGACTAATGAGCGATTATTGGTCGATAGACGGACACCTGATGCATATGGTCGTGCTAATACCATGGCTTCTTATACCAAGGGTAAAATCGGAGACTATGAAGATGTCTATGGAATGTATGCAGCGGAGAATGAGTACGGCAAAACATATGCTAAGTCACCTCCTCAGTCGTCTCAGACAAACGCTGGTAATAATCTTTCTAGTCAACAGCGGCAGCAACAACAAGAATATGGCGggaattat cACCAGGAAAAGACTTTTAGCGGACCATCAGTAttaagaagaaagaaaatgcAATCTAGTGGTATTCAGCCTCCAGTGCCCAGGCCTCATAGTGCCGATTTTCTTGAGTATGAATCCAAGAACGAGACGTTAAATAAAACCATGCCAAGTACAGCGACATGTGATCCACCTCGCCAACCACAACGGCCTAAGTCTAGTCTtgatataaattcatattacGATCCAAGCTCTGATAGATATTACTCAGAAGAAAGTTATGCAGAGAAAATGAGACAATCGGcacaatatttacaacaacaaGGATTAGGACCTAAAAATATTCAGATACCATTAGCAAAATATGCGAGTGGATTAGCAGAAAAACAGCTCAATTCTCCTTACTCTCAGgtcactaataataattacgagACCGAATTCGCCCCAAAAAAACCTGCACGAGATAACATTAGTTATAATTCAAAGTATAGTGATTTAGAAGGTTTAAATTCTAATTGgactttaaaagaaaaaggcATTGAACATCAAAAAGATGTTTTGAATCGAAGTGGAAGCGTCATGAGCGATGgttctaatattagttttgttaaagaaaatatgagCAGATTTGATCCCACATCAGAAGGATTTATGAGATCAGCTAGTGCTAGGTTACCATCAACACTAACAGAAAAAGATGGCGACAAGAAAGTTCAAcag cGAGAAGAATCAATGAAACGCTTGCTTGAGTGGAAACAGAGAATGCTTCAATCACCGTTGACGAGAAAAAGCACCCCAGCTACTATATCACTGGCTCGGTCTTTGAACCAAAGTCGGCAGTCTCTAAGATCAGACCAGTATAAATCTAAAACCTATACAAATGCTACATATAACAGTTATTCTTCTGACGATGAAG AGGAAACATCGGGCACTGATGTGGAAAATTCAAGAGATAAGCAGGCAGGAAGGTCTGATAGAACGAATCTAACAAGCCATAACATTACACCACTTGCAACTCCGTACGCACCCTGTACTGATGACctagacattttaaaaataaattactctaGTAGTGACATTGAAGGAAATAAGAATGGTTTACTAGAAAatacttatgaaaatattgaaacaacATTATCGATACCTAATATAACTAAAACTTGTAAcagtaatgaaaatatatataaaggatTCAATATTAGTGAAAATGCTGAGAAGATTGAAGATAATGAAAATGTCAATGAAGACCATGAACGTGGATACGAAACTCATGAGAGTGAAGCAGAATCTGAAACTCAAATAGAATATACTGATAATGATTTAGATGAAGTTTTGATGGATTCTGATGCAGAAGTCGATTCTATTACAAATAGTAAAAGTACGGATGTTAAATCATCAGAAGAGGGACATCAAATAGATAATGTTCAATCTAGTAAAAAACCTGAAACACCTCCCGTTGTACTTGGAGAAGATCATTATTTACCAATGAGTCCAAGGAAGACGTCAACAATTGAACTAACCCATCAAATggtattacaaaatttaagtgTCTTTAATGATACCATGCCGGTAAATTATGAAGATAATCCTTACgttgaaatgaatattggaaatgaagaagaagatatgCAAACATATGAAGTGGTTTGTGTAAGTAGCGGAAAAGTGGAACCTGTGTATATGGAATTAAATCTTCTAAATAACGATGGTAAAATTGACTTAGATAAACCGActactgttttatttgatTCTGCATCAAATTTTGCAGACACTAAGGATCATACGGTAAAAAGAGTTTCAAAAACTGAAAAGGCATCAAAAAAATCTGATGGTTCTGATTCGACTGATGATGAAGGGACCAAAGATGAGCTACCCATCGACATTCCATTTAATCGCTTTAGTATTTCCGATACCTTTAGACCTGCATCATATTACCTAAGTCGTAGTAGAAATGATTTAGTTAGAAAAGAAAGTTCAGATAGTGATATACTTTCTCCACCGCCTATACCGAGTTCAACCCCACCGTATGAGGAATTATCAGATGAGGCTCTTTCAAAATATGTTCTAGAAAAGTTAGATAAATCTGATATGTCGCAAGATAATTCTATTCTGAAAATGTTAACTAATGAAAATCAAACTCTACGCCGCAGAAAAACCACTTCACTGATGATTTATGGCAGTCGAACTTCTATTCATGATACTCTTACACGTGGCGAAAAGATTCGAAATAGCAGAGCGAGTTTACCAAACGAGAggaaaaaactaaacgaagaATCTCCTAAATTATTAACTCCTGCAAtacttgaaaattataattcaagCAGTATCGAATCAGATTCTTTGAGAAGTTATAATGCTGATAGAGGATCATCAAGATTATCATTAGAGTCCGACATTAGTAGCAAATTTGAAATGGCTCCTTCTAATTTATCATCTGAAGTTGCTAGTTTAAATGAAAGTGAACTGGCAATAGACTTACGGTATCCAATGAGTAGCTATCAAAATATAGAGATGATGTTAAAAAGGAGGCCACTTTCAGATGACtctatttttgaattatcTGCGTCGAAATTATGTCTTAACAATGAAACAACAAGTAATGTAGATTTAGACAGATACTTGGATAAACTTCAACCTATCGGAGAATCCCAACATCATCAAGGATCGGATATTAATATATCAACACCTGAGAGTAGTGTTACACACaaagataataatacattgaGAACTGCCCAACCTCCACATGTTCACATACGTTGTTCAAGTACACCTGTAGGAAATAGTTGTAAAATTCATGACAACAAGcacaataataatcataataaggaacagttaattttaagtaacacAGGTTCTCAAAACTCTTGCAGTTCAGTTGGAATAACGAAGTCACCTATTTCTTATTACACTAAAGGTTACGATGAAGAGCAATTGTTAagcaaaaacttaaataaagatatatcaGACAAAATTAAGCAATTTGAAAGCGAAAAACTTGCGCTAAAATCAGGAAATGAAACGAATGCTTCTTCCACTTCCACGGGCTTCCATAGTAGAGATAGTTCTACGGAACATAGTGCACCATACTATTACTCAGATTTATCATCACAAGAACACATAAATGTTTTGCCAACCTCTCACTTTTTAAAGAACACTAATCTTCATCGCAGATTAAATAATCAGCGACGGCGGGGCCCagtatataagaaaaatgaaatttcacATATACATAATCCAATTCACAATAATCAGATATTTACTGAACGATCATTTGAACTAGTGGAATCAGCAAGGAGTGTTTCGGTTGAGTTTTTGAGTGCAGCTGATAAAGATCCCGAAattgatatgaaaaatatttatgaatcaTCAGATGGACGCCATTCTAAGATACCTGAATCGATGAACTTAATATCTGGTCTGAGTTGTAAAAGaaattctttttataacaACGCGGAAGCATCTTCACCAGATTCCAATATAGGAAATCGTAGTGCTATAAATACCTCATCCATACAAGTTTCCAATACTAGTATGTCATCACATTGTAGTGGAACTTCATCTAACACGGTATATTATGACGCAGAAGCTGACGTTGGTGCTTACGAAAATATATGTCACGGAGAAAAACATTGGGATGAAGATATTTTATGGAGAGATAACTTAAGAAGAGTGTCTCATAGACATGCACGTTCTATGGATGATTTAGACACAGTTGAATCTCCACTAATGAGCCGAATTACTGGTGATATGAATGGCATGAACAGCATAAAACGAGTAAAGAAAAGCAttcctaataaaatatctcgaCATGTTACTTACGTTAATTGTGATATACAGGGTCAATTAAGAATGAGAGAAAGTAGTgctaatttacaaaattccgGCTTtgtagaagaagaaaaaagcgACGACAATGATGTGTATGTAAGTCTAGCGGAAGATActgaagataataatataatcccTTCTGACGAAGGTGTGTATGAGCAATTGGCTATTGATTCATCTTTAGGAAATGCGCGTATGTTAGAAATGAATAGTGGTATTAAATCTAACACTGCTGTCGGTAATAAAAAACGGTTTGAGATCGACAGAGAAAAGCTTAGGCAATGGGATTTAATGTCAAGTGGGCTCATGAAAAGGGGTTCTGGTTGCGTACGGGGTGCAGGTATGGGTACAAATCGCACTGTTTGTAATATGGACACCGGGACTGATAACGCAAGCAATGCAGGTTTACTCTAA